TATGTGATACTTACAGTTGGCCCTTTCTTGTTTCTTTAAGCTTGGAAGTTGAAGATTTCCCTGTATCTTTGGGAGTGAGGGTGTTGTCACTTGGGGTAGTAGAGCTTCTTGTGGTGTTGCAATGAGGCTATTTAGGTTTTTGATGCTTGTGCTTTACTTTGGTTCTGCCATGGGGCAGCTTCCTTCCCAGGACATTTTGGCTTTGCTTGAGTTTAGGAAGGGCATCAAGCATGATCCAAATGGTTATGTATTGCAGTCATGGAATGAGGAATCCATTGATTTCAATGGGTGCCCTTCTTCTTGGAATGGTATAATGTGTAATGGTGGTAATGTTGCTGCAGTTGTTCTTGACAACTTGGGTTTATCTGCTGATGCAGATTTGAGTGTTTTTGCTAACCTCACAATGCTAGTGAAACTCTCTATGGCTAACAATTCAATTGCTGGTCAAATTCCAAAGAAAATTGGTGATTTCAAGAGTCTTGCATATCTAGACATTTCAAACAATCTCTTCAACTCCTCTTTACCACCAGAGATTGGAAAAATAGGAACTTTAAAGAATCTGTCGATAGCTGGTAACAACTTCTCTGGCCCAATCCCTGATAGTATTTCAGAGCTCGCGTCAATTCAATCGTTGGATTTAAGCCATAATTCTCTTTCTGGGCGACTTCCTTCATCTTTGACCAAGTTAAATAATCTAGTGCACCTCAATCTTTCTGTTAATGGATTTACAAAGAAAATCCCGAAAGGTTTTGAGCTAATGGCTAACCTTGCAGTTCTTGACTTACATGGAAATATGCTTGACGGTACTTTGGATTCAGAGTTCTTGTTTCTTACTACTGCAACTTATGTTGACTTGAGTGGAAATTTACTAGTGAGTTCCACTTCTCAACATCAGAAGTTTCTATCAGGCATATCCACGTCGGTCAAGTACTTGAGTCTTAGTGATAATCAGCTAACGGGGTCCCTAGTAAGTGGCGTTGAAGCTCAGGCATTCGGGAACTTGAAGGTTCTGGATTTGAGCTACAATCAGCTCTCCGGGGAGTTACCAGGATTTGATTTTGTTTATGATCTTCAGGTTCTCAAACTCAGCAACAACAGATTTTCTGGTTTTGCCCCGAATAATCTTTTGAAAGGAGATGCTTCAGTTCTCACAGAATTGGATTTAAGTGGTAACAACCTCACAGGTATATTCCAATCTGCTCTCATTTTAGAATTCATTTTGCAAATAGTTGTTAGCATTTCGTTTTCCTAATGTTGAGCTTGAGTTTCAACATAGTAGTTTATTTCCTATCGTTTTGTTAGTGTGCTTTACGCAGTCCCTTCGTTGTACAGGGTCGATAAGCATGATTACATCAACAACTCTGCGTGTTCTTAACTTATCCTCCAATGCTCTTTCCGGTGAACTTCCAATGGTGACAGGAAGTATTGCAGTTCTTGATCTCTCAAAGAACCAGTTAGAGGGAAATCTAACTAGAATGCAGAAATGGGGGAATGTTGAATTTCTTGACCTCAGCCAGAACCAATTGACTGGAAACATTCCTGAGGTTACAGCTCAGTTTCTGCGATTAAATCGTCTAAACCTTTCTCACAATGCTCTTACTGGATCTCTCCCAAAAGTTATCACACAGTTTCCTAAGATCACAGTCCTTGATCTTAGTTTCAACCAGCTGGATGGGCCTGTTCTCACTTCTCTGCTAACATTACCCACTATTGAAGAACTTCACCTACAAAACAATGCACTTGTTGGAAATATTGATTTTCCTGCCCCCTCGGCTACATACAACCTCCGCATTCTTGATCTTTCTCATAATCAGCTTGATGGTTCTTTTCCTGATGAGTTTGGTTCATTGACCACGCTTCAAGTTCTTGATATAGCTGGAAATAATTTCTCTGGATCTCTGCCTACGTCGATTGGTCAAATTAGTTCGCTTACTTGTCTAGACATTTCACAGAATCATTTTACTGGTCCACTGCCAAAGAACCTGTCTGATGGCCTCCAAAGCTTCAATGCATCACTCAATGACTTATCTGGTGTTGTCcctgaaaatttgagaaagtttcCTTTGTCATCTTTCTACCCTGGAAACTCTGGACTTCAATTTCCAAATCCCCCCTCAGGATCTGGCCAAGCTTCACCACAAAATCAGAAAAGCAGGTCACTTAAAACCATCATCAAGGTGGTAATAATAGTTTCTTGTGTAATTGctcttattattttggttttgctGGCCATTTTCATTTATTATAGACGAGCGTCATCAAGGAGGCCTCATCCTCATGTTACTGAAAAAGATGTTCATCGCCAAGCCCCATCAAATCCTTCTGGCTTTAGCAGTAGGGAGGGGACCGGTGGTGTAGTCGTTTCAGCTGAAGACCTTAGGACTTCACGGAAAGGATCATCAGAAATAATTAGTCCAGATGAGAAAATGGCTGCTATAACTGGTTTCTCCCCTTCAAAAGGTAGCCATTTCTCTTGGTCACCAGAGTCTGGAGAATCGTATGCTGCAGAAAATTTTGCAAGATTGGATGTGAGGTCTCCAGATCGTCTGGCTGGAGAGCTGTATTTCCTTGATGATACAATCTCGTTTACACCTGAGGAGCTTTCCAGGGCTCCGGCTGAAGTCCTAGGTAGAAGCAGCCATGGTACATCTTACAGGGCAACACTAGAAAATGGGTTGCTCTTGACTGTGAAATGGTTGAGAGAAGGAGTGGCGAAGCAGAGAAAGGATTTTGCGAAGGAGGCTAAAAAGTTTGCCAATATTAGGCATCCTAATGTAGTAGGATTAAGAGGTTACTACTGGGGTCCTACACAGCATGAGAAGCTCATTCTTTCGGATTATATATCTCCTGGAAGTCTTGCAAGTTTCCTCTATGGTAAGCTTCATGTGCTAGCTCTAAACTCTCATGCCATGTTTTGCTGGCTTTGTCACCCTACTCTATAATCTAGTCACTTTTATTTAGTTTACCGACTCATGTTTTATACGAGGCATTCTGATTGTGTGATGTCTCACAATtcttattttacatgttttttccCATGCACATTTTAGTTGAGCACATTAACAATGCTTTGTGGATCCTGTGGCGGGATTTTACCTGTTAACTTCAAGTATTTAGTACTGGTTTGGGATATACTGTAGCACATCTAGAGCCCAATAGATTGTGCATAACTAAACTTGGTTTATACAATTTCCACTCCAAGTATTAATGCTAATATACCATATGCCATTAAAAAAAGTATGCATTTCTATCTTTTGTTTACGTATTTTTCACACCAAGTAGTACTATCAATTCTTTATGTGATTGTCAGTTTGTCACTTCACGAGCTGCGATGTATTTGCAGTATGGTACTTATTATTTCTTGTAGCTGCGTTTGAGTTCTTAATGGATCTGAAAAATACGATGTTTGGCTTTTGTTATCATGATTTACTTAACTAAAAATCAGCTAGGATGTGGTACATTTTCCTTCTATAAATCCTACAAAATCACTTACTTTCTACTCACGTGACTATCGATATTTGTTTGTTTGGCCATACTTCTCTAATATGCTGCATATTTGTAGATCGACCTGGTAAAAAAGGTCCACTAACCTGGCCTCAAAGACTCAAAATATCAGTTGATGTTGCACGTGGCTTGAACTACCTCCATTTTGATCGTGAGGTTCCACATGGAAACCTTAAAGCAACCAACATCTTGTTGGANNNNNNNNNNNNNNNNNNNNNNNNNNNNNNNNNNNNNNNNNNNNNNNNNNNNNNNNNNNNNNNNNNNNNNNNNNNNNNNNNNNNNNNNNNNNNNNNNNNNNNNNNNNNNNNNNNNNNNNNNNNNNNNNNNNNNNNNNNNNNNNNNNNNNNNNNNNNNNNNNNNNNNNNNNNNNNNNNNNNNNNNNNNNNNNNNNNNNNNNNNNNNNNNNNNNNNNNNNNNNNNNNNNNNNNNNNNNNNNNNNNNNNNNNNNNNNNNNNNNNNNNNNNNNNNNNNNNNNNNNNNNNNNNNNNNNNNNNNNNNNNNNNNNNNNNNNNNNNNNNNNNNNNNNNNNNNNNNNNNNNNNNNNNNNNNNNNNNNNNNNNNNNNNNNNNNNNNNNNNNNNNNNNNNNNNNNNNNNNNNNNNNNNNNNNNNNNNNNNNNNNNNNNNNNNNNNNNNNNNNNNNNNNNNNNNNNNNNNNNNNNNNNNNNNNNNNNNNNNNNNNNNNNNNNNNNNNNNNNNNNNNNNNNNNNNNNNNNNNNNNNNNNNNNNNNNNNNNNNNNNNNNNNNNNNNNNNNNNNNNNNNNNNNNNNNNNNNNNNNNNNNNNNNNNNNNNNNNNNNNNNNNNNNNNNNNNNNNNNNNNNNNNNNNNNNNNNNNNNNNNNNNNNNNNNNNNNNNNNNNNNNNNNNNNNNNNNNNNNNNNNNNNNNNNNNNNNNNNNNNNNNNNNNNNNNNNNNNNNNNNNNNNNNNNNNNNNNNNNNNNNNNNNNNNNNNNNNNNNNNNNNNNNNNNNNNNNNNNNNNNNNNNNNNNNNNNNNNNNNNNNNNNNNNNNNNNNNNNNNNNNNNNNNNNNNNNNNNNNNNNNNNNNNNNNNNNNNNNNNNNNNNNNNNNNNNNNNNNNNNNNNNNNNNNNNNNNNNNNNNNNNNNNNNNNNNNNNNNNNNNNNNNNNNNNNNNNNNNNNNNNNNNNNNNNNNNNNNNNNNNNNNNNNNNNNNNNNNNNNNNNNNNNNNNNNNNNNNNNNNNNNNNNNNNNNNNNNNNNNNNNNNNNNNNNNNNNNNNNNNNNNNNNNNNNNNNNNNNNNNNNNNNNNNNNNNNNNNNNNNNNNNNNNNNNNNNNNNNNNNNNNNNNNNNNNNNNNNNNNNNNNNNNNNNNNNNNNNNNNNNNNNNNNNNNNNNNNNNNNNNNNNNNNNNNNNNNNNNNNNNNNNNNNNNNNNNNNNNNNNNNNNNNNNNNNNNNNNNNNNNNNNNNNNNNNNNNNNNNNNNNNNNNNNNNNNNNNNNNNNNNNNNNNNNNNNNNNNNNNNNNNNNNNNNNNNNNNNNNNNNNNNNNNNNNNNNNNNNNNNNNNNNNNNNNNNNNNNNNNNNNNNNNNNNNNNNNNNNNNNNNNNNNNNNNNNNNNNNNNNNNNNNNNNNNNNNNNNNNNNNNNNNNNNNNNNNNNNNNNNNNNNNNNNNNNNNNNNNNNNNNNNNNNNNNNNNNNNNNNNNNNNNNNNNNNNNNNNNNNNNNNNNNNNNNNNNNNNNNNNNNNNNNNNNNNNNNNNNNNNNNNNNNNNNNNNNNNNNNNNNNNNNNNNNNNNNNNNNNNNNNNNNNNNNNNNNNNNNNNNNNNNNNNNNNNNNNNNNNNNNNNNNNNNNNNNNNNNNNNNNNNNNNNNNNNNNNNNNNNNNNNNNNNNNNNNNNNNNNNNNNNNNNNNNNNNNNNNNNNNNNNNNNNNNNNNNNNNNNNNNNNNNNNNNNNNNNNNNNNNNNNNNNNNNNNNNNNNNNNNNNNNNNNNNNNNNNNNNNNNNNNNNNNNNNNNNNNNNNNNNNNNNNNNNNNNNNNNNNNNNNNNNNNNNNNNNNNNNNNNNNNNNNNNNNNNNNNNNNNNNNNNNNNNNNNNNNNNNNNNNNNNNNNNNNNNNNNNNNNNNNNNNNNNNNNNNNNNNNNNNNNNNNNNNNNNNNNNNNNNNNNNNNNNNNNNNNNNNNNNNNNNNNNNNNNNNNNNNNNNNNNNNNNNNNNNNNNNNNNNNNNNNNNNNNNNNNNNNNNNNNNNNNNNNNNNNNNNNNNNNNNNNNNNNNNNNNNNNNNNNNNNNNNNNNNNNNNNNNNNNNNNNNNNNNNNNNNNNNNNNNNNNNNNNNNNNNNNNNNNNNNNNNNNNNNNNNNNNNNNNNNNNNNNNNNNNNNNNNNNNNNNNNNNNNNNNNNNNNNNNNNNNNNNNNNNNNNNNNNNNNNNNNNNNNNNNNNNNNNNNNNNNNNNNNNNNNNNNNNNNNNNNNNNNNNNNNNNNNNNNNNNNNNNNNNNNNNNNNNNNNNNNNNNNNNNNNNNNNNNNNNNNNNNNNNNNNNNNNNNNNNNNNNNNNNNNNNNNNNNNNNNNNNNNNNNNNNNNNNNNNNNNNNNNNNNNNNNNNNNNNNNNNNNNNNNNNNNNNNNNNNNNNNNNNNNNNNNNNNNNNNNNNNNNNNNNNNNNNNNNNNNNNNNNNNNNNNNNNNNNNNNNNNNNNNNNNNNNNNNNNNNNNNNNNNNNNNNNNNNNNNNNNNNNNNNNNNNNNNNNNNNNNNNNNNNNNNNNNNNNNNNNNNNNNNNNNNNNNNNNNNNNNNNNNNNNNNNNNNNNNNNNNNNNNNNNNNNNNNNNNNNNNNNNNNNNNNNNNNNNNNNNNNNNNNNNNNNNNNNNNNNNNNNNNNNNNNNNNNNNNNNNNNNNNNNNNNNNNNNNNNNNNNNNNNNNNNNNNNNNNNNNNNNNNNNNNNNNNNNNNNNNNNNNNNNNNNNNNNNNNNNNNNNNNNNNNNNNNNNNNNNNNNNNNNNNNNNNNNNNNNNNNNNNNNNNNNNNNNNNNNNNNNNNNNNNNNNNNNNNNNNNNNNNNNNNNNNNNNNNNNNNNNNNNNNNNNNNNNNNNNNNNNNNNNNNNNNNNNNNNNNNNNNNNNNNNNNNNNNNNNNNNNNNNNNNNNNNNNNNNNNNNNNNNNNNNNNNNNNNNNNNNNNNNNNNNNNNNNNNNNNNNNNNNNNNNNNNNNNNNNNNNNNNNNNNNNNNNNNNNNNNNNNNNNNNNNNNNNATGCAAGTGAGGAGAGGGGTGGATAATGGACCGAATTTAAACAACATGAACTCTAAATTACAtgcaaatacatcaaaagatgcAACAAATTTTATTGTTGCAACTTCAACAATGTATTTTCATCAAACCTGAATCCAGCCATCTCTGCCTCCTTGCAAATATCCTTGCACTTAGCCACCCTTCCAGaagccatataaattttgatcaagCTGCAGTATATGTCAAAATTTGGACTGAAACCTGCTTCCTTAAGTTTAGAGAAATAGCGTACAGCCCTTGGGAGATCGTTCAAAGCAACAAAGAGCTTAATCACCACACGATAAGCTGGAAGATCAAAAAGGCAATTTGAAGCCTCCATTTCCCATAGCATGGCTAATGCCTCTCTATATTTGTTCGCTGAATAACGACAGTGAATCATAGTAGTATACATAACTACACTTGGATTACCACCCGATTCCCTGAACCAATCATATAGCCCCTCCACGATCTCAAATCTTCTGAGCCTAATGCAAATCTTCATGATAGCTGTACAGTCTTGTGGTGTCAAATTCAGATCATCTCTCACAGCAAGCTCCTCTAACAACACCAAGACAAGTGTGCTTTTATCAGGATCCTTACCAAGCTCCAAGATTAGCTTCGCATACACCCCAGTATCAAGCACTCTGTTAGATTCCTTAGCCATTGAAAGAAGCTTCAAAGCAAGCTTCAGGCGTCCTCCTTTAATACAACCCCTTAACATTGCTTCATACACACTCCGACTAGCCAAGCCAGTGAATTTTTCCAAATCAAATGGCACTTTTAACTCATTTGATCCCGCCAGAACTTCAATGGTAGAAGCAAGAATATGATCATCTGGGAAAAGATGGGGTTGTTTCTTCACCCAGCAGAATGTTTCCAGAGCTCTCTCTGGAAGTCCCAAGTAACCCAACTCTCGGACTGTCAATGACAATGATCCTTTCCGAAGAAAAGGACTCCATTTACTTAGAACCATCGATACATTTTCCTCAATTGGAAGGCCTTGAATTTCTCTGGCCAAACCAATCAAGAAAGTGGGATTCTTGTACACTTGCTTCGAAACAGATTCCCTTGAACAGTTCTTGAATCTTTTCGGTGTAGGAAGTCCTAAAGGCCGAATCTTGTAAGGAAGGGGCAAAGGTAAAGGCCTCTCTCTATCCAATTTTCCAGGCTTCTGAGGGATCCTCCCTTTAAAAAGAGACGAAATCGCTTCCATCTCATCCGATTCCCATAGAATTCCATCCGAAGAATCCACACTTACAActccctcatcatcatcatcagttaAAATATCAAGATTTGGTTTCTGagtcatttcttcttcatcctcgTACAAGACCCTTTGGAAGGTATTGTCCACTTCAGGTGGGAGCTTGGGTCGTCGAGGATTTCTGTGGTTAGCTTTGTTACTTGATACAGCCATGGAAACAACTCTTCTTCCAAAACTTGAAGAAGCAGCTGTACTGGTGGTTAGACTAGTATGGTAGACAGAATATGTGGATAAAGACCAAGGAAAGGACTCATAGGTGGTCGAGAACATGCAACAATTCCTGCTGAGCATTTGGTCGAACATTTGGTGGGCATGGATGAGGGAGAAACTGTAGAGATTCGGAACAATAAAGTTCTGTTACAAGAGGGAACAAAAAGGAGGGAGTTTAGTTTTTATTCTTCCTaatttaaacataaatttgattGAATTGTTGTTTTATATCATTTCATCATATATGATTTTGTTCAATATTGTATCATCAGTCTATCACCTAATTGTTTGTGAATGTAGCTCGTGAATAAactactaatttttatttttttggttacaTTTAATCTACTCAAGAGAGAAACAGATTGTTAAGCTATAACAATGGAGATTCACAAAGCTGAGTCATGGAGTGAAACACAGAACAAAGCTGAAGAAAGTATTTCTTTTACTTGAAGTAATTGCCTCAACTACAAAATATCTGAACTGCTGCTATTTATATAGCTGCTAACTGCGTAATCTAGTTACTAAATAACAAACTCTAATAAACTAGATGTCAGCTGGACACTTGTAACTAACTAGTAGTGATGATATACTGAACACCCCTCCTCAAACTGGTAGGTGAAAAAAATATCTGTCACACCTAGTTTAGACAGTAGATAAGCATGTTGTGTTTTTCCTAGACTTTTAGTGAGAAGATCTGCTAGTTGTTCTTTTGTGGGCATGTGGATAGTTTTGATCATCCCTTGTAGTAGTTTTTCTCTAACAAAGTAACAATCAATGTCAAAATGTTTTGTTCTTTCATGGAAGATTGGATTTGCTGCAATTTGTATGGCTGCTTTGCTGTCACACAATAGAGACACTGGTTGTTGGATTTGTACTCCTAATTCTTTATATAAACTAATAAGCCAAGTGATCTTAGCAACAACTGAAGCCATACTTTGAAATAGACACTAATGCATCTCCAAACTTCACTAAGTACTATATGATTGACCTCCTGGTTTGCAAACAAGTGTCCCAATTTGAGTCACAGAATGCAGTCAACACATCTGAGTTCTGAGATGGCATAAACAGTCCTAATCCAGGGGATGACTTTATGTATTTTACCACCCTGATAGCATCTTTCCTATGACACTCTTTAGATGCATGCATTTGCTGACTTAAGACTTGTATTGCAAAGAAGATATCTACTCTTGTTATAGCCAAGTATAACAATCTTCCTGCTAATCTCAGGTGTTTTTCCAATGTCTTTCATTGGTTGTCATCTGATTCACCTTTTGATCCT
Above is a window of Capsicum annuum cultivar UCD-10X-F1 unplaced genomic scaffold, UCD10Xv1.1 ctg3710, whole genome shotgun sequence DNA encoding:
- the LOC107859047 gene encoding LRR receptor-like serine/threonine-protein kinase GHR1 (The sequence of the model RefSeq protein was modified relative to this genomic sequence to represent the inferred CDS: added 442 bases not found in genome assembly), producing MRLFRFLMLVLYFGSAMGQLPSQDILALLEFRKGIKHDPNGYVLQSWNEESIDFNGCPSSWNGIMCNGGNVAAVVLDNLGLSADADLSVFANLTMLVKLSMANNSIAGQIPKKIGDFKSLAYLDISNNLFNSSLPPEIGKIGTLKNLSIAGNNFSGPIPDSISELASIQSLDLSHNSLSGRLPSSLTKLNNLVHLNLSVNGFTKKIPKGFELMANLAVLDLHGNMLDGTLDSEFLFLTTATYVDLSGNLLVSSTSQHQKFLSGISTSVKYLSLSDNQLTGSLVSGVEAQAFGNLKVLDLSYNQLSGELPGFDFVYDLQVLKLSNNRFSGFAPNNLLKGDASVLTELDLSGNNLTGSISMITSTTLRVLNLSSNALSGELPMVTGSIAVLDLSKNQLEGNLTRMQKWGNVEFLDLSQNQLTGNIPEVTAQFLRLNRLNLSHNALTGSLPKVITQFPKITVLDLSFNQLDGPVLTSLLTLPTIEELHLQNNALVGNIDFPAPSATYNLRILDLSHNQLDGSFPDEFGSLTTLQVLDIAGNNFSGSLPTSIGQISSLTCLDISQNHFTGPLPKNLSDGLQSFNASLNDLSGVVPENLRKFPLSSFYPGNSGLQFPNPPSGSGQASPQNQKSRSLKTIIKVVIIVSCVIALIILVLLAIFIYYRRASSRRPHPHVTEKDVHRQAPSNPSGFSSREGTGGVVVSAEDLRTSRKGSSEIISPDEKMAAITGFSPSKGSHFSWSPESGESYAAENFARLDVRSPDRLAGELYFLDDTISFTPEELSRAPAEVLGRSSHGTSYRATLENGLLLTVKWLREGVAKQRKDFAKEAKKFANIRHPNVVGLRGYYWGPTQHEKLILSDYISPGSLASFLYDRPGKKGPLTWPQRLKISVDVARGLNYLHFDREVPHGNLKATNILLDGPDLNARVADYCLHRLMTQAGTIEQILDAGVLGYRAPELAASKKPLPSFKSDVYAFGVILLELLSGKCAGDVVSGEDGGVDLTDWVRLKVAEGHGSDCFDNVLSPEMGNPATEKQMKEVLGIAVRCIRSVSERPGIKTIYEDLSSI
- the LOC107859052 gene encoding pentatricopeptide repeat-containing protein At2g01860 gives rise to the protein MFDQMLSRNCCMFSTTYESFPWSLSTYSVYHTSLTTSTAASSSFGRRVVSMAVSSNKANHRNPRRPKLPPEVDNTFQRVLYEDEEEMTQKPNLDILTDDDDEGVVSVDSSDGILWESDEMEAISSLFKGRIPQKPGKLDRERPLPLPLPYKIRPLGLPTPKRFKNCSRESVSKQVYKNPTFLIGLAREIQGLPIEENVSMVLSKWSPFLRKGSLSLTVRELGYLGLPERALETFCWVKKQPHLFPDDHILASTIEVLAGSNELKVPFDLEKFTGLASRSVYEAMLRGCIKGGRLKLALKLLSMAKESNRVLDTGVYAKLILELGKDPDKSTLVLVLLEELAVRDDLNLTPQDCTAIMKICIRLRRFEIVEGLYDWFRESGGNPSVVMYTTMIHCRYSANKYREALAMLWEMEASNCLFDLPAYRVVIKLFVALNDLPRAVRYFSKLKEAGFSPNFDIYCSLIKIYMASGRVAKCKDICKEAEMAGFRFDENTLLKLQQ